The nucleotide sequence TATATCTTTTTAGTTTGTTCATAAATAACATATTAAGTACCAAATATAATTCACTTATTTTACAACTTACAAGATGTCTGCACAATTTAATTTGCAGAGGCTTCTTGTATTTTTAATTTTACAGGCGGATCGTTTAAATTCCGCCGCACCGCCGCGTTGACAATTTTCTGTCTCCTGCTTTATAATAGCCGCCCTTTTGCCGTTAAGCTGCGGAAAAGGAGATTATGTGCCTGAGCGATGTTAAGGAGAAACTTTAAATGGCAACGATAAATCAATTGATCAAAAAAGGCCGGAGAAAAAAAGTTTTTAAAACCAAATCTCCCGCTATGGCGTCCTGTGCGCAGAAGCGCGGCGTCTGCATGAAGGTTTACACAACCACTCCCAAAAAACCAAATTCCGCGTTGCGCAAAGTCGCGCGTGTGGTGCTGTCTAATAAAGAAGAAGTCACCGCCTATATCCCGGGCGAGGGGCACAATCTGCAGGAACACTCGATCGTGATGATCCGCGGCGGGCGCGTAAAAGACCTGCCCGGTGTGCGTTACCATATTTTGCGCGGTGCGCTGGACACGCTCGGCGTGGAAAAACGCCGGCAAGGGCGTTCCAAATACGGCGCGAAACGGCCAAAGCCCGAAAAGAAATAAGGAGAGGATAGATGTCGAGAAGAAACCGAGCGGTCAAGAGAAGCAAAAATCCCGACCCTGTTTACAATAATTATCTGGTGTCTGAAACGATCAACAAAATCATGCTGAAAGGCCTGCGTTCCAAAGCGGAACATATTGTGTACGGTATGATCGATTTGCTGGGC is from Candidatus Margulisiibacteriota bacterium and encodes:
- the rpsL gene encoding 30S ribosomal protein S12, coding for MATINQLIKKGRRKKVFKTKSPAMASCAQKRGVCMKVYTTTPKKPNSALRKVARVVLSNKEEVTAYIPGEGHNLQEHSIVMIRGGRVKDLPGVRYHILRGALDTLGVEKRRQGRSKYGAKRPKPEKK